In Saccharothrix syringae, the following are encoded in one genomic region:
- a CDS encoding TetR/AcrR family transcriptional regulator, with the protein MGHREQLLAGARKCLYERGYSNTTARDIVAASNTNLASIGYHFGSKEALLSAALLEAFQEWGAELDRVMTAAGADQTAAGRLETMWSGVLESFSSHRPLWVAGIEAFSLAERMPDLREKLATAYQHARPSLGALALPDEAPDHPTRLAAGSFLLAVMTGLTVQNLLDPDAAPTAGDLLSAVRAIAERVGPTPEDGTPSGDGTPAGNGAAPRVNGVATTEPDPEPDPEAGAGAHP; encoded by the coding sequence GTGGGCCATCGAGAACAGCTCCTCGCCGGAGCCAGGAAATGCCTGTACGAACGCGGGTACTCGAACACGACGGCGCGGGACATCGTCGCCGCGTCGAACACCAACCTGGCCTCGATCGGCTACCACTTCGGGTCCAAGGAGGCGCTGCTCAGCGCGGCGCTGCTGGAGGCGTTCCAGGAGTGGGGCGCCGAGCTGGACCGGGTCATGACCGCCGCGGGCGCCGACCAGACCGCGGCCGGGCGCCTGGAGACCATGTGGAGCGGGGTGCTGGAGTCCTTCAGCAGCCACCGGCCGCTGTGGGTGGCGGGCATCGAGGCGTTCTCCCTGGCCGAGCGCATGCCCGACCTGCGGGAGAAGCTGGCGACCGCCTACCAGCACGCGCGCCCGTCGCTGGGCGCGCTGGCCCTGCCCGACGAGGCGCCCGACCACCCGACGCGCCTGGCGGCGGGCTCGTTCCTGCTGGCCGTGATGACCGGCCTGACCGTGCAGAACCTGCTCGACCCCGACGCCGCGCCCACCGCGGGCGACCTGCTGTCGGCCGTGCGGGCGATCGCCGAGCGGGTCGGGCCGACGCCCGAGGACGGCACCCCGAGCGGGGACGGCACCCCGGCCGGGAACGGCGCCGCACCACGCGTGAACGGCGTCGCGACCACCGAGCCCGACCCCGAGCCCGACCCGGAGGCCGGCGCCGGGGCGCACCCCTGA
- a CDS encoding acyl-CoA carboxylase subunit beta — protein MSVLAADASVESPEPLDPRDPMVRLGNLLDPASLVPLHEQDGSGVRAVRGRVNGSPVLAYCTDATMMGGAMGWSGAQRVVEAIEAAVRDRVPVVGLWHSGGAKLADGVESMDGVGRMFAAMTRASGRVPQISVILGPAAGAAAYGPALTDIVVMAEGGRVFVTGPEVVRSVTGEQIDMEGLGGIEAHGRKSGVVHVTTASEDEALRKARNLVDFFTRPGLLDLAAADDDRDPSSWLPPSPRRAYDVKPLVQDVLDPGTFEELQAKWAPNVVVGFGRLARRTVGVIANNPLRKGGCLDSLSAEKASRFVRMCDAFGVPLVVLVDVPGYLPGVGQEWGGVVRRGAKLLHAFAEAVVPRVTLITRKSYGGAYIAMNSRSLGASAVFAWPDAEVAVMGAEAAVKILHRKKLAAVPEEERAALLADLTAEQQRIAGGVDRAMALGVVDEVVAPRGTRRRLAEALAAAQPGRGHHGNIPL, from the coding sequence ATGTCCGTCCTGGCCGCCGACGCGTCGGTCGAGTCGCCCGAACCGCTCGACCCGCGTGACCCGATGGTCCGGCTGGGGAACCTGCTCGACCCAGCGTCCCTGGTGCCCCTGCACGAGCAGGACGGCAGCGGGGTCCGCGCGGTGCGCGGTCGCGTCAACGGTTCTCCCGTGCTGGCCTACTGCACCGACGCCACCATGATGGGCGGCGCCATGGGCTGGTCCGGCGCCCAGCGCGTCGTGGAGGCCATCGAAGCCGCCGTGCGCGACCGGGTGCCGGTCGTCGGCCTGTGGCACTCCGGCGGCGCGAAGCTCGCCGACGGCGTGGAGTCCATGGACGGCGTCGGCCGGATGTTCGCCGCGATGACCCGCGCCTCCGGCCGGGTGCCGCAGATCTCGGTGATCCTCGGCCCGGCCGCGGGCGCCGCCGCGTACGGCCCCGCGCTGACCGACATCGTCGTGATGGCCGAGGGCGGCCGGGTATTCGTCACCGGTCCCGAGGTCGTCCGCAGCGTCACCGGCGAGCAGATCGACATGGAGGGCCTGGGCGGCATCGAGGCGCACGGCCGCAAGTCCGGCGTGGTGCACGTGACCACGGCGTCCGAGGACGAGGCGCTGCGCAAGGCCCGCAACCTGGTGGACTTCTTCACCCGCCCCGGCCTGCTCGACCTCGCGGCCGCCGACGACGACCGCGACCCGAGCAGCTGGCTGCCCCCGTCACCGCGGCGCGCCTACGACGTCAAGCCGCTCGTGCAGGACGTGCTCGACCCGGGCACGTTCGAGGAGCTGCAGGCCAAGTGGGCGCCCAACGTCGTGGTCGGCTTCGGCCGACTGGCCAGGCGCACGGTCGGCGTCATCGCGAACAACCCGCTGCGCAAGGGCGGCTGCCTGGACTCGCTGTCGGCGGAGAAGGCATCGCGGTTCGTGCGCATGTGCGACGCCTTCGGCGTGCCGCTGGTGGTGCTGGTGGACGTGCCCGGCTACCTGCCCGGCGTGGGCCAGGAGTGGGGCGGCGTGGTGCGGCGCGGCGCGAAGCTGCTGCACGCCTTCGCCGAGGCGGTCGTCCCGCGCGTCACCCTGATCACCCGCAAGTCCTACGGCGGCGCCTACATCGCGATGAACTCCCGGTCCCTCGGCGCCAGCGCGGTGTTCGCCTGGCCGGACGCCGAGGTGGCCGTGATGGGCGCCGAGGCCGCGGTGAAGATCCTGCACCGCAAGAAGCTCGCCGCCGTGCCCGAGGAGGAGCGGGCGGCGCTGCTGGCCGACCTGACCGCCGAGCAGCAGCGGATCGCGGGCGGCGTGGACCGGGCGATGGCGCTCGGTGTCGTGGACGAGGTCGTGGCGCCGCGCGGCACCCGCCGCCGGCTGGCCGAGGCGCTGGCCGCCGCGCAGCCGGGCCGCGGCCACCACGGGAACATCCCGCTGTGA
- a CDS encoding thioesterase II family protein, whose translation MTAPTTTGPWLRRFQPTAQAPVRLVCFPHAGGSASYFVPLAKAHAPGVDVLAVQYPGRQDRRGDPAVPSITELAEHLVPELLPWTDRPFAFFGHSMGATLAFEVTRRLEARGVAPVRLFASARRGPTTFRGDRLHLLGDQALLAELQALGGTDFRLVDQDILSMVLPALRADYQAVETYEFAPGPRLRTPITVLIGDADPKVSLEEARTWEQHTEGGFELEVFPGGHFYLTEHAAAVNALIADRLSGAR comes from the coding sequence GTGACCGCCCCGACCACCACCGGTCCCTGGCTGCGCCGGTTCCAGCCCACCGCGCAGGCCCCGGTCCGCCTGGTGTGCTTCCCGCACGCGGGCGGCTCGGCGTCCTACTTCGTGCCGCTGGCGAAGGCGCACGCGCCGGGGGTCGACGTGCTGGCCGTGCAGTACCCGGGGCGGCAGGACCGCCGCGGCGACCCGGCCGTGCCCTCGATCACGGAACTGGCCGAGCACCTGGTGCCGGAGCTGCTGCCGTGGACCGACCGGCCGTTCGCGTTCTTCGGGCACAGCATGGGCGCGACCCTGGCGTTCGAGGTCACCCGCAGGCTGGAGGCGCGGGGCGTGGCCCCGGTCCGGCTGTTCGCCTCGGCGCGGCGCGGGCCGACGACCTTCCGGGGCGACCGGCTGCACCTGCTGGGCGACCAGGCGCTGCTGGCGGAGCTGCAGGCGTTGGGCGGTACGGACTTCCGGTTGGTGGACCAGGACATCCTGAGCATGGTGCTGCCCGCGCTGCGGGCGGACTACCAGGCCGTCGAGACGTACGAGTTCGCGCCCGGTCCCCGGTTGCGGACGCCGATCACGGTGCTGATCGGGGACGCGGACCCCAAGGTGTCCCTGGAGGAGGCGCGGACCTGGGAGCAGCACACCGAGGGCGGGTTCGAGCTGGAGGTGTTCCCCGGCGGGCACTTCTACCTGACCGAGCACGCGGCGGCGGTGAACGCGCTGATCGCCGACCGCCTGTCCGGGGCTCGCTGA
- a CDS encoding ATP-binding cassette domain-containing protein yields MRSRVSGERRLPEVGCTGAPLLRLEGVRKQFGDEVVLDRVDLEVPGGELVGVVGGPGTGKTTLMAIAAGLLPPDDGVLRLFGEDLWDGPGFARAGVALVPDEEPVADRRSCRDVLVCAGMRHGLPRSVAERRATTLLSVCELVDVADVPVWECTAGQRVLLRLGAVLVGEPRVLVLDDPFAGIDAWAFGVVRAVLREFAATGGGVLCAVRSSERVASWCDRVVEPFRELPCASDSNSR; encoded by the coding sequence ATGCGGTCAAGGGTTTCGGGGGAGCGGCGGCTGCCCGAGGTCGGGTGCACGGGGGCTCCGCTGCTCCGGCTGGAAGGCGTGCGCAAGCAGTTCGGGGACGAGGTCGTGCTCGACCGGGTCGACCTGGAGGTGCCGGGCGGTGAGCTGGTCGGCGTGGTCGGGGGACCCGGCACGGGCAAGACCACGCTGATGGCGATCGCCGCCGGGCTGCTGCCGCCCGACGACGGTGTCCTGCGGCTGTTCGGCGAGGACCTGTGGGACGGTCCCGGGTTCGCGCGCGCCGGGGTCGCCCTGGTGCCCGACGAGGAGCCCGTGGCGGACCGGCGCTCGTGCCGGGACGTCCTGGTGTGCGCGGGGATGCGGCACGGGCTGCCGCGGTCGGTCGCCGAGCGCCGCGCCACGACGCTGCTGTCGGTGTGCGAGCTGGTGGACGTGGCGGACGTGCCCGTGTGGGAGTGCACGGCCGGTCAGCGCGTCCTGCTGCGGCTGGGCGCGGTGCTGGTGGGCGAGCCGCGGGTGCTGGTGCTGGACGACCCGTTCGCCGGGATCGACGCGTGGGCGTTCGGGGTCGTCCGCGCGGTGTTGAGGGAATTCGCCGCTACCGGGGGTGGGGTGCTGTGCGCTGTTCGGTCGTCCGAAAGGGTCGCCTCGTGGTGCGATCGCGTCGTCGAGCCCTTCCGGGAGCTTCCGTGCGCGTCCGACTCGAACAGCCGTTGA
- the htpG gene encoding molecular chaperone HtpG encodes MDVETREFQSEARQLLQLMIHSIYSNKDTFLRELVSNASDALDKLRLETFRDKDLVADTSDLHIAIEVDADQRTLTVRDNGIGMTHDDVVNLIGTIAKSGTAEFLDRLKQTQDAAASQDLIGQFGIGFYSTFMVADKVTLVTRHPRSTEGVRWESTGEGTYTIEDVADAPQGTAVTLHLKPADAEDHLPDYTSTAKLREIVKRYADFITWPIRMAEGDEGEPQVVNSRKALWARPASEVTEDEYAEFYRHVSHDWNKPLETIRMQAEGTFEYQALLFIPSQAPLDLFMRERKRGVQLYVKRVFIMDDCEELMPEYLRFVKGVVDAQDLSLNVSREILQQDRQIQLMRRRLVKKVLSTVKTMMTEKPEDYETFWREFGAAVKEGLVGDFENRDAILGIASFDSTHDAERKTTLAQYVERMKEDQEHIYYMTGDSRATVENSPHLEALRAKGFEVLVLTDPIDEMWVESVPGFEGKQFQSIAKGQVDLGTDEEKAEVEQRRQDFADLLAWMTEALSEKVKEVRLSTRLTTSPACVVGDAHDLTPTLEKMYRAMGQELPPVKRILELNPTHPLVEGLHKAFAEREDRSELAGTVELLHGTALLAEGGELADPARFSRLLAEHLQRTL; translated from the coding sequence ATGGACGTGGAAACGCGCGAGTTCCAGTCAGAGGCGCGTCAGCTCCTCCAGCTGATGATCCACTCGATCTACTCGAACAAGGACACGTTCCTGCGCGAGCTGGTCTCCAACGCCTCGGACGCGCTGGACAAGCTGCGCCTGGAGACGTTCCGCGACAAGGACCTGGTCGCGGACACCTCCGACCTGCACATCGCCATCGAGGTGGACGCCGACCAGCGGACGCTGACCGTCCGCGACAACGGCATCGGCATGACCCACGACGACGTGGTCAACCTGATCGGCACGATCGCCAAGTCCGGCACGGCCGAGTTCCTGGACCGGCTCAAGCAGACCCAGGACGCGGCCGCCTCGCAGGACCTGATCGGCCAGTTCGGCATCGGCTTCTACTCGACGTTCATGGTCGCCGACAAGGTCACGCTGGTGACGAGGCACCCGCGCTCGACCGAGGGCGTGCGGTGGGAGTCCACCGGCGAGGGCACCTACACGATCGAGGACGTCGCCGACGCGCCGCAGGGCACGGCGGTCACCCTGCACCTCAAGCCCGCCGACGCCGAGGACCACCTGCCGGACTACACCTCGACCGCGAAGCTGCGGGAGATCGTCAAGCGCTACGCGGACTTCATCACCTGGCCCATCCGGATGGCCGAGGGCGACGAGGGCGAGCCCCAGGTGGTCAACTCGCGCAAGGCGCTGTGGGCGCGCCCGGCGAGCGAGGTCACCGAGGACGAGTACGCCGAGTTCTACCGGCACGTCAGCCACGACTGGAACAAGCCGCTGGAAACCATCCGCATGCAGGCGGAGGGCACGTTCGAGTACCAGGCGCTGCTGTTCATCCCGTCGCAGGCGCCGCTGGACCTGTTCATGCGCGAGCGCAAGCGCGGCGTGCAGCTCTACGTCAAGCGCGTCTTCATCATGGACGACTGCGAAGAGCTGATGCCGGAGTACCTGCGGTTCGTCAAGGGCGTGGTGGACGCGCAGGACCTCTCGCTCAACGTCTCCCGGGAAATCCTCCAGCAGGACCGCCAGATCCAGCTGATGCGCCGCCGCCTGGTCAAGAAGGTCCTGTCGACGGTCAAGACCATGATGACCGAGAAGCCGGAGGACTACGAGACGTTCTGGCGGGAGTTCGGCGCCGCGGTCAAGGAGGGCCTGGTCGGCGACTTCGAGAACCGGGACGCCATCCTCGGCATCGCCTCCTTCGACTCCACCCACGACGCGGAGCGCAAGACCACGCTCGCGCAGTACGTGGAGCGGATGAAGGAGGACCAGGAGCACATCTACTACATGACCGGCGACTCGCGGGCCACCGTGGAGAACTCGCCGCACCTGGAGGCGCTGCGCGCCAAGGGCTTCGAGGTGCTGGTGCTGACCGACCCGATCGACGAGATGTGGGTCGAGTCCGTGCCCGGGTTCGAGGGCAAGCAGTTCCAGTCGATCGCCAAGGGCCAGGTCGACCTCGGCACCGACGAGGAGAAGGCCGAGGTCGAGCAGCGGCGCCAGGACTTCGCCGACCTGCTGGCCTGGATGACCGAGGCGCTGTCGGAGAAGGTCAAGGAGGTGCGGCTGTCCACCCGCCTGACCACCTCGCCCGCGTGCGTGGTCGGCGACGCCCACGACCTGACCCCGACCCTGGAGAAGATGTACCGGGCGATGGGGCAGGAGCTGCCGCCGGTCAAGCGCATCCTGGAGCTGAACCCCACGCACCCGCTGGTCGAGGGCCTGCACAAGGCGTTCGCCGAGCGCGAGGACCGCTCGGAGCTGGCCGGCACGGTGGAGCTGCTGCACGGCACCGCGCTGCTCGCCGAGGGCGGCGAGCTGGCCGACCCGGCCCGCTTCTCCCGGCTGCTCGCCGAGCACCTGCAGCGGACCCTGTGA
- a CDS encoding helix-turn-helix transcriptional regulator, which yields MANIGWRTLRLLSLLQTHRFWPGSELAAELGVSRRTLRRDVERIREMGYEVTAHPGVAGGYQLRAGDRLPTLLVLDDDEAVAVVAGLLAAANGTVPGAEATALRALAKLVPVMPPRVRDRAGALSSAGDTPVDVGTLATTALACRNGERLRFDYVAGSGEHSSRLVEPLRLLSLDHRWYLLAWDVQRDAWRQFRLDRMTEPALTGQPATPREVPGEDVHAFVRTLTEH from the coding sequence ATGGCCAACATCGGCTGGCGCACCCTCCGACTGCTCTCCCTCCTGCAGACCCACCGCTTCTGGCCGGGTTCGGAACTGGCCGCCGAGCTGGGCGTCAGCAGGCGGACGCTCCGGCGCGACGTCGAGCGGATCCGCGAGATGGGCTACGAGGTGACCGCGCACCCCGGCGTGGCGGGCGGCTACCAGCTGCGCGCGGGCGACCGCCTGCCCACCCTGCTCGTGCTCGACGACGACGAGGCGGTGGCGGTCGTCGCCGGCCTGCTCGCCGCGGCCAACGGCACCGTCCCCGGCGCGGAGGCGACCGCCCTGCGGGCGCTGGCCAAGCTGGTGCCGGTCATGCCGCCGCGCGTGCGCGACCGCGCCGGCGCGCTGTCCTCGGCCGGCGACACCCCCGTGGACGTCGGCACCCTCGCCACCACCGCCCTGGCCTGCCGCAACGGCGAGCGGCTGCGCTTCGACTACGTCGCGGGGAGCGGCGAGCACAGCTCCCGCCTGGTCGAACCGCTGCGCCTGCTGTCCCTGGACCACCGCTGGTACCTGCTGGCCTGGGACGTCCAGCGCGACGCCTGGCGCCAGTTCCGCCTCGACCGGATGACCGAACCCGCCCTGACCGGGCAACCCGCGACCCCGCGCGAGGTGCCGGGCGAGGACGTGCACGCGTTCGTCCGCACGCTGACCGAGCACTGA